In Biomphalaria glabrata chromosome 11, xgBioGlab47.1, whole genome shotgun sequence, the following proteins share a genomic window:
- the LOC129928946 gene encoding uncharacterized protein LOC129928946 — MSKWHMSKWHVSKWHMSKWHMSKWHVSKWHVSKWHMSKWHVSKWHVSKWHMSKWHVSKWHVSNWHVSKWHMSKWHMSKWHVSKWHVSNWHVSNWHVSKWHLSKWHVSNWHMSKWHVSKWHVSKWHVSNWHVSNWHVSKWHLSKWHLSKWHLSKWHVSKWRTPLRNLTRCLKFKPSRHFEHVYESS, encoded by the coding sequence ATGTCTAAATGGCATATGTCTAAATGGCATGTGTCTAAATGGCATATGTCTAAATGGCATATGTCTAAATGGCATGTGTCTAAATGGCATGTGTCTAAATGGCATATGTCTAAATGGCATGTGTCTAAATGGCATGTGTCTAAATGGCATATGTCTAAATGGCATGTGTCTAAATGGCATGTGTCTAATTGGCATGTGTCTAAATGGCATATGTCTAAATGGCATATGTCTAAATGGCATGTGTCTAAATGGCATGTGTCTAATTGGCATGTGTCTAATTGGCATGTGTCTAAATGGCATTTGTCTAAATGGCATGTGTCTAATTGGCATATGTCTAAATGGCATGTGTCTAAATGGCATGTGTCTAAATGGCATGTGTCTAATTGGCATGTGTCTAATTGGCATGTGTCTAAATGGCATTTGTCTAAATGGCATTTGTCTAAATGGCATTTGTCTAAATGGCATGTGTCTAAATGGCGTACACCCCTAAGGAACCTAACAAGATGTCTCAAGTTTAAACCCTCCAGACATTTTGAACATGTTTATGAATCGAGCTGA